From a region of the Castor canadensis chromosome 7, mCasCan1.hap1v2, whole genome shotgun sequence genome:
- the Cwf19l1 gene encoding CWF19-like protein 1 isoform X2, which yields MLCSTSRFKGIDILLTSPWPKCVGNFGNSSGEVDTKKCGSALVSSLATGLKPRYHFAALEKSYYERLPYRNHIVLQENAQHATRFIALANVGNPEKKKYLYAFSIVPMKLMDAAELAKQPPDATENPYRRFGKESTTEKQIPAPEEESACQFFFDLNEKQGRKRSSTGRDGKPPYPKHARKPPQPPGSCWFCLASPEVEKHLVVNIGTHCYLALAKGGLSDDHVLILPIGHYQSVVELSAEVVEEVEKYKSTLRCFFKSRGKQCVLFERNYKSHHLQLQVIPVPLSCCATDDIKDAFITQAQEQQIELLEIPEHSDIKQIAQAGAAYFYVELDTGEKLFHRIKKNFPLQFGREVMASEAILNIPDKSDWRQCQISKEEEEILAQRFRKDFEPFDFTLDD from the exons ATGCTGTGTTCAACATCCCGGTTTAAGGGCATTGATATCTTGCTTACATCCCCATGGCCCAAGTGTGTGGGGAACTTTGGGAATTCTTCT GGAGAAGTGGATACCAAAAAATGTGGTTCTGCTTTGGTCTCCAGTCTTGCCACAGGATTGAAACCAAGATATCATTTTGCTGCTTTGGAAAAGTCATACTATGAGAGGCTTCCATATCG AAACCACATTGTTCTGCAAGAAAATGCACAACATGCCACCCGGTTCATAGCTCTGGCAAATGTTGgaaatccagaaaagaaaaag TATCTTTATGCATTCAGTATTGTTCCCATGAAACTAATGGATGCAGCAGAACTGGCAAAACAGCCTCCAGATGCCACTGAAAATCCTTACagaagatttggaaaggaatcaACCACAGAAAAGCAAATTCCTGCCCCTGAG GAAGAATCAGCTTGTCAATTCTTCTTTGACTTAAATGAAAAGCAGGGAAGGAAGCGTTCATCCACCGGCAGAGATGGCAAACCTCCTTACCCAAAGCATGCTCGCAAGCCTC CTCAGCCACCAGGATCCTGCTGGTTTTGTCTTGCCAGCCCTGAAGTGGAAAAGCATTTGGTGGTCAACATTGGCACACAT TGCTACCTCGCCCTGGCCAAAGGAGGCTTATCTGATGACCATGTCCTCATCCTGCCCATTGGACACTATCAATCAGTGGTAGAGCTTTCAGCAGAAGTGGTGGAAGAGGTGGAGAAGTATAAGTCTACGCTGAGATGCTTCTTTAAGAGTCGAGGGAAACAGTGTGTTCTGTTTGAGAGGAATTATAAGAGCCATCACCTCCAGTTGCAG GTCATTCCTGTGCCACTCAGCTGCTGTGCTACAGATGACATTAAAGATGCCTTTATTACCCAGGCACAAGAACAACAGATAGAGCTGTTGGAAATCCCAGAGCACTCAGACATCAAGCAG ATTGCACAGGCAGGAGCAGCCTATTTTTATGTTGAACTTGACACAGGAGAGAAGCTTTTCCacagaattaaaaagaattttcctttGCAGTTTGGAAG AGAGGTAATGGCCAGTGAAGCCATTCTTAATATTCCTGACAAGTCTGACTGGAGGCAGTGTCAGATCagcaaggaagaggaggaaatcCTGGCTCAACGCTTCCGGAAAGACTTTGAACCCTTTGACTTCACTCTGGATGACTAA
- the Cwf19l1 gene encoding CWF19-like protein 1 isoform X1, which yields MAQKPLRLLACGDVEGKFDVLFSRVRAIQKKSGNFDLLLCVGNFFGSTPDAEWEEYKTGIKKAPIQTYVLGANNQETVKYFQDADGCELAENITYLGRKGIFTGSSGLQIVYLSGTESLSEPAPGYSFSPKDVSSLRAMLCSTSRFKGIDILLTSPWPKCVGNFGNSSGEVDTKKCGSALVSSLATGLKPRYHFAALEKSYYERLPYRNHIVLQENAQHATRFIALANVGNPEKKKYLYAFSIVPMKLMDAAELAKQPPDATENPYRRFGKESTTEKQIPAPEEESACQFFFDLNEKQGRKRSSTGRDGKPPYPKHARKPPQPPGSCWFCLASPEVEKHLVVNIGTHCYLALAKGGLSDDHVLILPIGHYQSVVELSAEVVEEVEKYKSTLRCFFKSRGKQCVLFERNYKSHHLQLQVIPVPLSCCATDDIKDAFITQAQEQQIELLEIPEHSDIKQIAQAGAAYFYVELDTGEKLFHRIKKNFPLQFGREVMASEAILNIPDKSDWRQCQISKEEEEILAQRFRKDFEPFDFTLDD from the exons TTTGAT CTGCTGTTGTGTGTAGGAAATTTCTTTGGCTCCACCCCAGATGCTGAATGGGAGGAGTACAAGACTGGCATCAAGAAAG CCCCTATTCAGACATACGTGCTTGGTGCCAACAACCAGGAAACAGTGAAATATTTCCAAGATGCTGATGGGTGTGAATTAGCTGAAAACATTACTTATCTGG GTCGTAAAGGCATCTTCACTGGAAGCTCAGGGCTGCAGATTGTGTACCTCAGTGGGACAGAGTCCTTAAGTGAACCTGCTCCAGGTTACAGTTTTAGTCCCAAGGATGTGTCTTCCCTGAGAGCAATGCTGTGTTCAACATCCCGGTTTAAGGGCATTGATATCTTGCTTACATCCCCATGGCCCAAGTGTGTGGGGAACTTTGGGAATTCTTCT GGAGAAGTGGATACCAAAAAATGTGGTTCTGCTTTGGTCTCCAGTCTTGCCACAGGATTGAAACCAAGATATCATTTTGCTGCTTTGGAAAAGTCATACTATGAGAGGCTTCCATATCG AAACCACATTGTTCTGCAAGAAAATGCACAACATGCCACCCGGTTCATAGCTCTGGCAAATGTTGgaaatccagaaaagaaaaag TATCTTTATGCATTCAGTATTGTTCCCATGAAACTAATGGATGCAGCAGAACTGGCAAAACAGCCTCCAGATGCCACTGAAAATCCTTACagaagatttggaaaggaatcaACCACAGAAAAGCAAATTCCTGCCCCTGAG GAAGAATCAGCTTGTCAATTCTTCTTTGACTTAAATGAAAAGCAGGGAAGGAAGCGTTCATCCACCGGCAGAGATGGCAAACCTCCTTACCCAAAGCATGCTCGCAAGCCTC CTCAGCCACCAGGATCCTGCTGGTTTTGTCTTGCCAGCCCTGAAGTGGAAAAGCATTTGGTGGTCAACATTGGCACACAT TGCTACCTCGCCCTGGCCAAAGGAGGCTTATCTGATGACCATGTCCTCATCCTGCCCATTGGACACTATCAATCAGTGGTAGAGCTTTCAGCAGAAGTGGTGGAAGAGGTGGAGAAGTATAAGTCTACGCTGAGATGCTTCTTTAAGAGTCGAGGGAAACAGTGTGTTCTGTTTGAGAGGAATTATAAGAGCCATCACCTCCAGTTGCAG GTCATTCCTGTGCCACTCAGCTGCTGTGCTACAGATGACATTAAAGATGCCTTTATTACCCAGGCACAAGAACAACAGATAGAGCTGTTGGAAATCCCAGAGCACTCAGACATCAAGCAG ATTGCACAGGCAGGAGCAGCCTATTTTTATGTTGAACTTGACACAGGAGAGAAGCTTTTCCacagaattaaaaagaattttcctttGCAGTTTGGAAG AGAGGTAATGGCCAGTGAAGCCATTCTTAATATTCCTGACAAGTCTGACTGGAGGCAGTGTCAGATCagcaaggaagaggaggaaatcCTGGCTCAACGCTTCCGGAAAGACTTTGAACCCTTTGACTTCACTCTGGATGACTAA